One part of the Microbacterium aurugineum genome encodes these proteins:
- a CDS encoding OsmC family peroxiredoxin, whose product MPVTSEAASTWTGSLMEGSGTVAFSSSKLGTFPINWKARSEGSDTTTTPEELIAAAHASCFSMALSHALAENGTPPERVDASASVTFKPGVGITGSHLNVNATVPNLTPEAFQEIANGAKTGCPVSQALAGIEITLEATLA is encoded by the coding sequence ATGCCCGTCACCAGCGAAGCCGCCAGCACCTGGACAGGATCGCTCATGGAGGGGTCGGGCACCGTGGCGTTCTCTTCGTCGAAGCTCGGCACCTTCCCGATCAACTGGAAGGCCCGCAGCGAAGGCAGCGACACCACGACCACGCCGGAAGAGCTCATCGCTGCCGCTCACGCCTCGTGCTTCAGCATGGCGCTCTCCCACGCCCTGGCCGAGAACGGCACGCCTCCCGAGCGAGTCGACGCGAGCGCGTCCGTCACCTTCAAGCCCGGTGTCGGCATCACCGGCAGCCACCTCAACGTCAACGCGACCGTCCCGAACCTCACTCCGGAGGCGTTCCAGGAGATCGCGAACGGAGCGAAGACCGGGTGCCCGGTGTCTCAGGCGCTCGCGGGCATCGAGATCACGCTCGAGGCGACGCTCGCCTGA
- the dapB gene encoding 4-hydroxy-tetrahydrodipicolinate reductase produces MTTQVALVGGTGKLGQIIHAVVDELEGFEVSRVLTSSSELSELDGAGLVIDASTPQVSIDVVRAAVERGINVLVATSGWSAERIALVRPLVEAAGTGAVFIPNFSLGSVLGSALAAAAAPFFGSAEIIEAHRETKIDSPSGTAVRTAELIAAARAEQGPVSAPHADQRARGQQVGSVPIHSLRRPGVVAKQEVILSGPGESLTFTHDTTDSALAYAPGIRIAVPFARSAAGVVVGLEHMIDIGIRS; encoded by the coding sequence ATGACCACGCAGGTAGCACTCGTCGGCGGCACCGGGAAGCTCGGACAGATCATCCATGCGGTGGTCGACGAGCTCGAGGGGTTCGAGGTGAGCCGTGTGCTGACCTCGTCGAGTGAACTCTCCGAGCTGGACGGCGCCGGCCTCGTCATCGATGCATCGACGCCGCAGGTGAGTATCGATGTCGTCCGCGCCGCCGTCGAGCGTGGGATCAATGTGCTCGTCGCGACCTCGGGGTGGTCTGCCGAGCGGATCGCGCTGGTGCGCCCCCTCGTCGAGGCGGCCGGGACCGGCGCGGTCTTCATCCCCAACTTCTCGCTCGGATCGGTGCTCGGGTCAGCCCTCGCGGCGGCGGCGGCCCCGTTCTTCGGCTCCGCGGAGATCATCGAGGCGCATCGCGAGACCAAGATCGATTCGCCCAGCGGCACGGCCGTGCGTACCGCGGAGCTCATCGCGGCCGCGCGCGCGGAGCAGGGGCCGGTCAGCGCTCCGCACGCCGATCAGCGCGCCCGGGGGCAGCAGGTCGGAAGCGTGCCCATTCACTCCTTGCGTCGCCCCGGTGTCGTCGCCAAGCAGGAGGTCATCCTGTCCGGACCGGGGGAATCGCTGACGTTCACCCATGACACCACGGACTCGGCGCTCGCCTACGCACCCGGGATCCGCATCGCGGTCCCGTTCGCGCGAAGCGCCGCCGGCGTGGTCGTCGGCCTCGAGCACATGATCGACATCGGCATCCGCTCGTGA